The Chloroflexota bacterium genome contains the following window.
GCGTCGGATTGCTCGCGACGCCGGGATTCTGCTGGCCGGCTGAGCCGGCTTAGTCGAACGACAGGCGGTCGATTACTCCGCGGCGGATCTTGAATCCGTGCTCGGCGTTCGGGAACGCGCCCTGCGTGACCTCGTCGCGGTATTGCGTCAACGCCTCCCGCGCGGCACCGGCCAGGTCGGCGTAGCGCCGCGCGTGGCGCGGGAGCGTTCGGCTGGTCAGCCCCAGCAGATCGTGCAGGACCTGAATCTGGCCGTCGCAGTTTGGGCCCGCGCCGATGCCGATCGTCGGAATCGCCAGTTTTTCCGTCACGACGGCGGCCAGACGCGCCGGAATGGCTTCCAGGACCACGCCGAACGCGCCCGCGGCCTCTTGGGCTCGCGCGCCGTCCACCACGCGCTGCGCTCCCGCCAGGTTGACGCCCTGCGCCACATAACCGCCGGTTGCGAGCACGGACTGCGGGGTGAGGCCCACGTGCGCCATGACGGGGATGCCGCGGGCC
Protein-coding sequences here:
- the panB gene encoding 3-methyl-2-oxobutanoate hydroxymethyltransferase encodes the protein MAHEATSSEPPLTASGFRARKGGAPLVCVTAYDAPFARLAEQAGVDGILVGDSLGPNVLGHARELHVTVDDIVHHAAAVTRAVAATLVIGDLPFMSYATLDDALHNAARLVRDGGATAVKLEGGAEVAGITEGLTARGIPVMAHVGLTPQSVLATGGYVAQGVNLAGAQRVVDGARAQEAAGAFGVVLEAIPARLAAVVTEKLAIPTIGIGAGPNCDGQIQVLHDLLGLTSRTLPRHARRYADLAGAAREALTQYRDEVTQGAFPNAEHGFKIRRGVIDRLSFD